The Burkholderia pyrrocinia genome includes a region encoding these proteins:
- a CDS encoding peptidoglycan DD-metalloendopeptidase family protein, with the protein MRENIPIHDALTRWLPQAALVAAAVALSGCTMTPWTDNWQPARQSTPMSAATPGVIAGYYRVNPGDTLAGIAGAYGQRVQDLASWNHMAPTDAVSPGQVLRVAPPPAATSLGQSPAAAAQPGSLAWPATGVVAAPFTAGKTRGLVIAASGPDHSVRAAANGRVVYAGSGVKAYGPLVILKHDNGLITAYGHNGKLLVNEGDAVRQGQPVAEMGTDASGRSTFEFEVRQNGKVVDPLNFLPRNGG; encoded by the coding sequence TTGAGAGAAAATATTCCCATCCATGACGCGCTGACGCGCTGGCTGCCGCAGGCGGCGCTCGTCGCCGCGGCCGTCGCGCTGTCGGGCTGTACGATGACGCCGTGGACCGACAACTGGCAGCCGGCGCGCCAGTCGACACCGATGTCGGCCGCAACGCCGGGCGTGATCGCCGGCTATTACCGCGTGAACCCGGGCGATACGCTCGCAGGCATCGCGGGCGCCTACGGGCAGCGCGTGCAGGACCTGGCCAGCTGGAATCACATGGCGCCTACCGATGCCGTGTCGCCTGGCCAGGTGCTGCGCGTCGCGCCGCCGCCCGCCGCGACGTCGCTCGGGCAGTCTCCCGCGGCGGCCGCGCAGCCGGGCTCGCTCGCATGGCCGGCCACGGGTGTCGTCGCGGCGCCGTTTACGGCCGGCAAGACGCGCGGCCTCGTAATCGCCGCATCCGGGCCCGACCATTCGGTGCGGGCCGCGGCGAACGGGCGCGTGGTTTATGCCGGGTCCGGCGTCAAGGCCTACGGCCCGCTCGTGATCCTGAAGCACGACAACGGGCTCATCACGGCCTACGGGCACAACGGCAAGCTGCTTGTCAACGAAGGCGACGCGGTGCGCCAGGGCCAGCCGGTCGCCGAGATGGGCACCGACGCGAGCGGCCGTTCGACGTTCGAGTTCGAAGTCCGCCAGAACGGCAAGGTCGTCGATCCGCTGAACTTCCTGCCGCGCAACGGCGGCTGA
- a CDS encoding Pr6Pr family membrane protein, giving the protein MSKAFFVAAYRLTAALLAVSTTLHSVADYWRLPNFHLGNFLSYFTQLSSLYAAAMLAAGLWRIARPGSARYESMRGAAVLYVLITAIVYELLLARLDALRHITPAFNNWVLHRIVPVVMLCDWLYVEPRSPIPRRSAFAWLGFPVVYLGYTLVRGALENWYPYPFVDPRPHGYLPVAIQCSLIALGAAALALGIRWLGNHARQSGTATLKEG; this is encoded by the coding sequence ATGAGCAAAGCGTTCTTCGTTGCGGCCTACCGGCTGACCGCCGCGTTGCTCGCGGTGTCCACCACGCTGCACAGTGTCGCCGACTACTGGCGCCTGCCGAACTTTCATCTCGGTAACTTCCTCAGCTACTTCACGCAACTGAGCAGCCTCTATGCGGCCGCGATGCTGGCCGCGGGGCTCTGGCGCATCGCGCGCCCCGGCTCGGCCCGCTACGAATCGATGCGCGGCGCCGCCGTGCTGTACGTGCTGATCACCGCGATCGTGTACGAACTCCTGCTCGCGCGGCTCGATGCGCTGCGCCACATCACACCGGCGTTCAACAACTGGGTGCTGCACCGGATCGTGCCGGTTGTCATGCTGTGCGACTGGCTGTACGTGGAGCCGCGCTCGCCGATCCCGCGGCGCAGCGCGTTCGCGTGGCTCGGTTTTCCGGTCGTCTATCTCGGCTATACGCTCGTGCGCGGCGCGCTGGAGAACTGGTATCCCTACCCGTTCGTCGATCCGCGGCCGCACGGCTACCTGCCGGTCGCGATCCAGTGCTCGTTGATCGCGCTCGGCGCGGCGGCGCTCGCACTGGGCATCCGCTGGCTCGGCAATCACGCGAGACAGTCCGGCACCGCGACGCTCAAGGAAGGTTGA
- a CDS encoding TonB-dependent copper receptor codes for MTNFQLRAPRASRNACARRVPRMLKLTVPALAAGAMAASAAAAETARAAGAPADDAALLLPPVEVVASPLTTPLVVVTDPKAPRQPLPASDGADYLKTIPGFTSIRSGGTNGDPVLRGMFGSRLNILANGMPTLGACPNRMDAPTSYIAPESYDKVTVVKGPQTVLYGPGASAGTVLFERVTPRFERPGMRFDGSLVGGSFGRNDQNIDVTAGTPDVYGRVTANHAHSQDYKDGNGNTVPSQWDKWNADAALGWTPDDHTRVELTAGTGDGYARYAGRGMDGAQFRRETFGLSFDKRHLGDVLDRIEARVYYNEADHVMDNYTLRQPDPTSSMPMRMAADVRRRTFGARAAVTFRFGDAFKLVTGVDAQSNRLDSRSAMGRQNYGDQPWDAQATMWNAGAFGELTWYASDVSRVIGGARIDYASARDKRATTSGMMTSKPNSTFDDDRARVLPSGFVRYERDLASLPVTWYAGIGHAERYPDYWELFSAKRGPAGSVNAFSAVQPEKTTQLDIGAQYKSDRFDAWVSAYAGYVQDFILFNYAAGMMGPTTQATNVNAQIMGGEAGVAWRPVAPLRVETSLAYAWGRNVASGDPLPQMPPLEARIGLEYTRGAWSAGGLWRIVAPQHRYALNEGNVVGKDFGPSAGFGVLSLHTQYNVSKTVQISVGVDNVLNKAYTEHLNLAGNAGFGYPANVPVMEPGRTAWLRVSAKL; via the coding sequence ATGACCAATTTCCAGTTGCGTGCGCCGCGGGCGTCACGCAATGCCTGTGCGCGGCGCGTGCCGCGGATGCTGAAACTTACCGTTCCCGCGCTGGCTGCGGGCGCCATGGCGGCGAGCGCCGCCGCGGCCGAAACGGCGCGCGCGGCCGGCGCGCCTGCGGACGACGCGGCCCTGCTGCTGCCGCCCGTCGAGGTCGTCGCGTCGCCGCTGACGACGCCGCTCGTCGTCGTCACGGACCCGAAGGCACCGCGCCAGCCGCTGCCCGCCAGCGACGGCGCGGATTACCTGAAAACGATCCCCGGCTTCACGTCGATCCGCAGCGGCGGCACGAACGGCGACCCCGTGCTGCGCGGGATGTTCGGCTCGCGGCTGAACATCCTGGCGAACGGGATGCCGACGCTCGGCGCATGCCCGAACCGGATGGATGCGCCGACTTCGTACATCGCGCCGGAAAGCTATGACAAGGTCACCGTCGTGAAAGGGCCGCAGACCGTGCTGTACGGCCCCGGCGCGTCGGCCGGCACCGTGCTGTTCGAGCGCGTGACGCCGCGTTTCGAGCGTCCCGGCATGCGCTTCGACGGCAGTCTGGTCGGCGGGTCGTTCGGCCGCAACGACCAGAACATCGACGTGACGGCCGGCACGCCGGACGTCTATGGCCGCGTGACCGCGAACCACGCGCATTCGCAGGACTACAAGGACGGCAACGGCAACACCGTGCCGTCGCAGTGGGACAAGTGGAACGCCGATGCGGCGCTCGGCTGGACGCCCGACGACCACACGCGCGTCGAGCTGACCGCCGGCACCGGCGACGGCTATGCGCGCTACGCGGGCCGCGGGATGGACGGCGCGCAGTTCCGCCGCGAGACCTTCGGCCTGTCGTTCGACAAGCGGCATCTCGGCGACGTGCTCGACCGGATCGAGGCGCGCGTGTACTACAACGAAGCCGACCACGTGATGGATAACTATACGTTGCGGCAGCCCGACCCGACCAGCAGCATGCCGATGCGGATGGCGGCCGACGTGCGGCGCCGCACGTTCGGCGCGCGCGCGGCCGTGACGTTCCGTTTCGGCGACGCATTCAAGCTCGTGACGGGTGTCGACGCGCAATCGAACCGGCTCGATTCACGCTCCGCGATGGGGCGGCAGAACTATGGCGACCAGCCGTGGGATGCGCAGGCGACGATGTGGAACGCGGGCGCGTTCGGTGAGCTGACGTGGTATGCGAGCGACGTGTCGCGCGTGATCGGCGGCGCGCGCATCGACTATGCGAGCGCACGCGACAAGCGCGCGACGACGAGCGGCATGATGACGAGCAAGCCGAATTCGACCTTCGACGACGATCGAGCGCGCGTGCTGCCGAGCGGCTTCGTGCGCTACGAGCGCGATCTCGCGTCGCTGCCCGTCACGTGGTACGCGGGGATCGGCCATGCGGAGCGCTACCCCGACTACTGGGAGCTGTTCTCCGCGAAGCGCGGGCCGGCCGGTTCGGTCAACGCGTTCTCGGCGGTGCAGCCGGAAAAGACCACGCAGCTCGACATCGGCGCGCAATACAAGAGCGACCGGTTCGATGCGTGGGTGTCGGCATATGCGGGTTACGTGCAGGACTTCATCCTGTTCAACTACGCGGCCGGCATGATGGGCCCGACCACGCAGGCGACCAACGTCAACGCGCAGATCATGGGCGGCGAAGCAGGCGTGGCGTGGCGGCCGGTTGCGCCGCTGCGCGTCGAGACGTCGCTCGCGTATGCGTGGGGGCGCAACGTGGCGAGCGGCGACCCGCTGCCGCAGATGCCGCCGCTCGAGGCGCGCATCGGGCTCGAATACACGCGCGGCGCATGGTCGGCCGGCGGCCTGTGGCGGATCGTTGCGCCGCAGCATCGCTATGCACTGAATGAGGGCAACGTGGTCGGCAAGGACTTCGGCCCGAGCGCCGGATTCGGCGTGCTGTCGCTGCATACGCAATACAACGTCAGCAAGACCGTGCAGATCTCGGTCGGCGTCGACAACGTGCTGAACAAGGCCTACACCGAGCACCTGAACCTCGCCGGCAACGCGGGCTTCGGCTATCCGGCGAACGTGCCGGTGATGGAGCCGGGCCGTACCGCATGGCTGCGCGTGAGCGCGAAGCTATAG
- a CDS encoding cytochrome b, giving the protein MRNILAKQTRYSSPAIFFHWAIFLLVALAYLAIEIRGPKGSDSRVFWMNVHLTAGTFVLVLSVLRVLWRVVSRVPQAIPQAALLRWLSKLAHVALYVFIIAQPLLGIMMINMSGKPVSLDWLGVSFTLFGPDKALQPTIKGAHELIGNAFYFVIGLHALAALYHHFVRRDDVLRRMAP; this is encoded by the coding sequence ATGAGAAACATCCTCGCGAAACAGACGCGCTACAGCTCGCCCGCGATCTTCTTCCACTGGGCCATCTTCCTGCTGGTGGCGCTGGCCTACCTGGCCATCGAGATCCGCGGGCCGAAAGGCAGCGACAGCCGTGTGTTTTGGATGAACGTGCACCTCACCGCGGGTACGTTCGTGCTCGTGCTGTCGGTGCTGCGCGTGCTGTGGCGGGTCGTCAGCCGCGTGCCGCAAGCCATTCCGCAGGCGGCGCTGCTGCGCTGGCTCTCGAAGCTCGCGCATGTCGCGCTCTACGTCTTCATCATCGCGCAGCCGCTGCTCGGCATCATGATGATCAACATGAGCGGCAAGCCGGTGTCGCTCGACTGGCTCGGCGTGTCGTTCACGCTGTTCGGCCCCGACAAGGCGCTGCAGCCGACGATCAAGGGAGCACACGAGCTGATCGGCAACGCGTTCTACTTCGTGATCGGCCTGCATGCGCTGGCCGCGCTCTACCATCATTTCGTCCGGCGCGACGACGTGCTGCGACGCATGGCGCCCTGA
- a CDS encoding DUF2946 domain-containing protein has protein sequence MLHRHRHLTAWLGVLAIWFAIAAPLVSQWRIAQAATPDAIVCSAEHGAHRSPDAGRMHDHALHLDACGYCGFFAHSPVIGAPAAASFGSVSVVSVSAAAPLAVAARANRYPRAYPRAPPERA, from the coding sequence ATGCTGCACCGACATCGTCACCTGACCGCCTGGCTTGGCGTGCTCGCGATCTGGTTCGCGATCGCGGCGCCGCTGGTGTCGCAGTGGCGCATCGCACAGGCGGCCACGCCCGACGCGATCGTCTGCAGTGCAGAGCATGGCGCGCATCGGTCGCCCGACGCGGGCCGCATGCACGATCATGCGCTGCATCTCGATGCGTGCGGCTACTGCGGCTTCTTCGCACACAGTCCAGTGATCGGCGCGCCTGCCGCCGCGTCGTTCGGTTCCGTTTCCGTCGTTTCGGTTTCCGCCGCCGCGCCGCTTGCCGTCGCGGCGCGCGCCAACCGCTATCCGCGCGCGTATCCACGCGCACCGCCCGAGCGCGCCTGA